ACATTTTTCCTATCAGTGTTATGGTAAAAGCAGGATGATCACTTACCAAGAATTACTAACCGTTTCGAAACAGGAGGATTTATGGCTCGTATACTGATAGCAGACGACTCCCTTGTAGTACGAGATTACATGAAAATCATTTTGGAACGGGCGGGCCATCAAGTCATTGCAGAAGCGACGAATGGGTTGGACGCCTATCAAAAGTATACGGCCCACCTTCCCGACGTGGTGACGATGGATATCAATATGCCAGGAATGAATGGCATAGAGACCGTCAAAAAAATCATCGGCACCTTCCCCGACGCCAACATCATTATGGTCAGCACCAACGGATTAAAGCCGCTCGTTTTTGAAGCAATCAACGCTGGAGCGCGCCATTACATTCTAAAACCGATCGATGAAGAACGACTTTTGGCTTCCATTACGAATTCGCTTTAGTCGATCAACCAAAAAAACTGAGGCACTGGCGCCTCAGTTTTTTTCTATGTTTCTAGCGGGATTCGGAAGGTAAAGCGGGTGCCTTCTCCGTTTTGGGTATGAACCTGAAGGGTTCCTCCCAACTGCTCAACCTCTTTTTTGACAATGGACAGGCCAATTCCTCTGCCCGATACGAGACTTGCATGTTCTTGTACCGTAACATGCTCAGCCAATGCCAGCCTTAGCTTCTCCATATCTCCCCCACGCCCATCATCACGAATCATGACGCACAGGGAAGTATCC
This genomic stretch from Brevibacillus brevis harbors:
- a CDS encoding response regulator, translated to MARILIADDSLVVRDYMKIILERAGHQVIAEATNGLDAYQKYTAHLPDVVTMDINMPGMNGIETVKKIIGTFPDANIIMVSTNGLKPLVFEAINAGARHYILKPIDEERLLASITNSL